From the genome of Isachenkonia alkalipeptolytica, one region includes:
- a CDS encoding DUF6431 domain-containing protein, giving the protein MIRFFDAFCKSIFNKTSDLLLFTQACDTFSADDFVCPKCGRKHACSNIQSYSRHLISYENATVICCRISVRQVQCSSCHSIHAVLPDCLVPYSSYSFSFILTVLHRYFSGTKTIEDLCLHFQISVSTLYAWIRQFQKHKRLWLGILQDGETTAIFFLKELLSGAFSPDDFFSTYRFSFLQYAFTTFSNSS; this is encoded by the coding sequence ATGATACGATTTTTCGATGCTTTTTGCAAGTCCATATTTAATAAAACTTCAGATTTATTACTTTTCACCCAGGCTTGTGATACTTTCTCGGCGGATGATTTTGTCTGTCCGAAATGTGGTAGAAAGCATGCCTGTTCAAACATTCAGTCCTATTCGAGACACCTTATTTCTTATGAAAATGCCACGGTGATCTGTTGTAGGATTTCTGTTCGCCAGGTTCAGTGTTCTTCTTGCCATTCCATCCACGCAGTCCTACCTGACTGCCTGGTGCCTTATAGTTCCTATTCTTTTTCTTTTATTCTAACGGTTCTTCACCGTTACTTTTCAGGTACAAAAACCATTGAAGATCTTTGTTTGCATTTTCAAATTTCCGTATCCACCCTGTATGCTTGGATCCGTCAATTTCAAAAACACAAAAGGCTATGGTTGGGCATCTTACAAGATGGAGAAACCACGGCGATCTTCTTTCTTAAGGAGCTTCTTTCCGGCGCTTTTTCTCCCGATGATTTCTTTTCAACTTACCGGTTTTCTTTTCTTCAATATGCCTTTACGACATTTTCCAATTCTTCTTAA